GGCTGAGCGGCGCGCTGTCGGTGGCGGGCGGCGGGACCCGCAGCGACCGGTGGCTCGGGCTGTTCGCCGACGTCCTCGGCCGTCCGCTGCGGGTGGCGGCCGACGAGGCCGGCGCCCGCGGCGCCGTGCTGGCCGGGGGGCACGGGCTGGACGTGGCGGCGTGGACCCGTCCGGTCTCGGTGCGGGAGCCGGACGCGGGCCGCGCCGCCGCCTACGACGAGCGGTACCGGGAGTACCGGGACCGGGTGGACACGGCCCGCGCACGGTGGTCGGTCCAACAGAGATAACACATGATTCCGTTGTTATCGCACACCTAGATATCGCCGTCGGCCGCCGACCGCCGGCGCACCGTCGCGAGCTTCGACGCGCCCGTGACCGTCGGCCCTGACCAGCATGACTCCCACCGGAGGCGCGGCCTCGGCGCGCGCCCGCGGGCGACGGCGGACGGCCCGGGACGCCACTTCCCGATGGCGCCGAGGTGCGCAAAACCGGGACGTAAGTGATGCCTTGACACCCCACATTCACATCTCTACGCTCAATCTCACACTTCTAGGTGTTAAATACCACGAACTTGATTCAGCAACGAGGAGACGGCGCCATGACCGGTCATTCCCCCGACGCGCCGACTCCGTACGGCCTTCGCTGCGAGCACCTGGCCGAGCCGCTGGGGATCGACGAGGGCTCGCCGCTGCTGTCGTGGCGCCTGGCGTCCGCCCGCCGCGGCGACGCCCCCGCGTCCTGCCGCGTCCTGGTCCGCGACGAGGCGGGCCTGCCGGTCTGGGACACCGGCGAGATCGACGCCCCGGACGCCGCCGCCGTCCGCTACGCGGGCGCGCCCCTGCGGCCGCGGGCGCGCTACCGCTGGCAGGTGACCGTGACGGCCGGGGACGGCGCGTCCGCCGAGGCGTCCTCCTGGTTCGAGACCGGCCGGCTCGGCGCGGCGGACTGGCGGGCGTCCTGGATCGCCCACGACCCGGACGACCTGGACGTCATCGACGCGCCCGAGGAGGGCGAGCTGGCCCTCGCCGACCACGGCCTGTCCCCCGCCGTCCGGCTGCGGCGCCCCTTCGAGGCGCCGGCCGCGCCGCCCGTCCGCGCCCGCCTCTACATCACCGCACGCGGCCTCTACGAGATGCGGCTCAACGGCCGGCGCGTCGGCGACCACGAACTCACCCCGGGCTGGACCGACTACCGCGACCGCATCGACTACCAGACCCACGACGTCACCGAACTGGTGGTCGCGGGCGAGAACGTGCTGGCCGCCACCCTCGCCGACGGCTGGTGGAGCGGTTTCGTCGGGTTCGACCCGCGCAGGCTCGGCGCCCACTACGGGAACCACCCGCAGCTCCTCGCCGAACTGCACATCGACCACGCCGACGGCCGCCACGAGGTCATCGCCACCGACACGACCTGGCGGACCCGCCGGTCGCCGCTGAGGTACGCGGACCTGCTGAAGGGCGAATGCCTCGACCTGCGTCGCGAGACCCCCGGCTGGGACCGTCCGTCCTTCGCCGACGAGGACTGGGCGCCCGCGCGGATCACCGGCACCGACCACCACCTGCTCACCGCGTCGGTCGCACCGCCGATCCGCGCCGTCCGGGAACTGGCGCCGCGCGCCGTCACCCGCGTCGGCGCGGACCGCCACCTGGTCGACTTCGGGCAGAACTTCGCCGGCCGGGTGCGGCTCACCGTCCGCGACCTGGCCTTCGGTGCCCGCGTCGTGATCCGGCACGGCGAGGTCCTGGACGAGGACGGCGCCCTCTACACCGACAACCTGCGCACCGCGGACGCGACCGACGTCGTCATCGGGGGCGAGGACGGCGGCGAGCTCGTCTTCGAGCCGCGCTTCACCTACCACGGCTTCCGCTACGCGGAGGTCGTCGGGCTTCCCGCTCTGGAGGCCGCCGACATCACCGGCGTCGTCCTGCACAACGACACTCCCTGGACGGGCGAGTTCGCGTGCTCCGATCCCGACCTCGAGCGGCTGCACGCCAACATCGGCTGGGGGCAGCGCTCCAACTTCCTCAGCGTCCCGACCGACTGCCCGCAGCGCGACGAGCGGCTGGGCTGGCTCGCCGACGCGCAGGTGTTCCTCCCGACCGCCTGCCTGAACGCCGACGTCGCCGCCTTCTTCGAGGGCTGGCTGCGCGAGGTGCGCGGCGCCCAGTCGCCCGACGGCTGCTTCACCAACGTGGCGCCGCGGCTGGCCGGGGTCGCGGACCAGGGCGCGCCCGGCTGGGGCGACGCGGGCGTCCTGCTCCCCTGGCACCTGTACCGGACGTACGGGGACGAGCGGTTCCTGGAGCGAAACTTCGACGCGATGTGCGCGTGGGTCGACTTCGTCCACCGGCACAATCCCGACCTGGTGTGGCGCGATCGCGTCGGCCCGCACTACGCCGACTGGCTCGCGCCGGTGCCCACGCCGCGCGAGGTGGTGGCCGGCGCCTACTTCGCCCGCAGCACGGACCTCACCGCCCGCGCGGCCAGGGTGCTGGGCAGGGACGACGCCGCCGCCCGCTACGAGGCCCTCGCCGCGCGCGTCCGCGAGACGTTCACCGACCGCTTCGTCTCCCCCGACGGGACGATCGAGGGCGACACGCAGACCGGCTACCTGCTGGCGCTCGCGTTCGGCCTGCTGCCCGACGACCTGGCGGCGCGCGCCGCCGAGCGCCTGGCGGCCCTGGTGGAGGCCGCCGGGCCCGGTCCCACGACCGGTTTCCTCGGTGTCGGGCTGCTCGCCCCGGTGCTGGACGAGTGCGGCCGTCCCGACCTCGCGCACGCGCTGCTGCGCCGCACCGACGCGCCGTCCTGGCTGTACCCGCTGCGGCACGGGGCGACCACCGTCTGGGAGCGCTGGGACGGCTACACGCCCGAGCGCGGGTTCCAGGCCCCGGCGATGAACTCGTTCAACCACTACGCGCTGGGATCGGTCGGCGCGTGGCTCTACGAGGGCGTCGCCGGGCTGGCCCAGGCGCCCGGTTCCACCGGCTACCGCGAGCTGCTGATCCGTCCCCGGCCCGGCGGGCTGGCGTGGGCCCGCGCCGCCTACGAGTCGGTCCGCGGCCCCGTCCGCGTCGGCTGGCGGCGGGCGGACGGCGAGCTGCGGCTGGAGGTGTCGGTGCCCCCGAGCGCGACCGCGACCGTGCACGTGCCCACCGGCGACCCCGAGAGCGTGCGCGAGAGCGGGAGCCCGGTGGCCGACGCCGCCGGGGTCACGGTCCTCGGCACCGGACCTGGAACGCTCCGATGCCGGGTGGTCTCGGGGGACTACCGCTTCACCGCGGACGACCCGTCGGGCCCCGTCCCCTAGGCGGCTCGGCAGGACCCACAGGAACGGCCGCCGCGGCCCCTGCCGCGGCACCTGTGGCGGCCCTCGCGGCCGCCGGATCCCTCGCGGCGCTGGGCCGCGGGGTTCGAGGAGGACTCATGACATCGTCGCTTCGGACAGCATCCCTCAGCCGCCGCGGCTTCCTCGGGCTGGGCGGCGGGATCGCCGCCATGGGCGCGCTGGCGGCCTGCGGCGGAACCTCCGGCTCGGGCGGCGCCGGAAAGTTGCAGCTCGTCGGCGTCGCCGACCAGCAAAAGGCCGTGGAGCAGCTCGTCAACGCCTACGGCAAGGCCGAGTTCGAGGTCTCGTTCGCGCCCACCGACCAGGTGCAGACCTCGGTGCGCACCCGGCTCGGCGCGGGCAACGCCCCGGACGTGCACGTGGTGTACCCGGGCAACGGGTCGGCGATGAGCATGGTGCAGATCTCCGCGGCCGGGCTGCTGGCGGACCTCAGCGACCAGCCGTGGGTGAAGCGCATCCCGTCCACGCTCAAGCCCGCCTTCCAGAACGACGGCAAGACCTACGTCTACTCCGCCGGGAGCAGCGTCATCGGCGCCGTCTACAACAAGAAGGTGTTCCAGGACGCCGGCGTCGAACCGCCCACGACCTGGAGCGGGTTCCTGGACGTCTGCGAGAAGATCAAGGCCGAGGGCACGACGCCGATCGCGCTGGGCGCGCAGACCCCGTGGGTCACCCAGCTGATCACCTACGCGCTGGTGCCGTCCACCGTCTACGCGAAGAACCCGCGGTTCGACGAGCAGATGAAGGCGGGCTCGGCGAGCTTCGCCGACTCCGGCTGGGCCGAGGCGCTGGAGATGTACCTGGAGCTGCAGAAGCGCGGGTTCTTCAACGACAACCCGAACGGCACCACCTTCGAGCAGCAGACGGCGATGGTCGCGACCGGCAAGGCCGCGATGGCGATCCAGGTGTCGGCGGTGCTTCCGGACTTCCGCAAGCAGGCCGCCGCCGAGGACGCCCTGGGCATGTTCCCGGTGCCGGGCGCCGACGACGAGAAGAACTGCTGGATCCCCGCGGGCGTGACCGTGGGGCTCGGCGTCAGCGCCCGCAGCAAGAACCTCGACGAGGCCAAGGCGTTCCTGGCGTTCCTCGGCGAGCAGAAGAACATGAACGCCTGGGCCGAGGCCGTCGCCTGCATCCCGCTGACCCGGGACGCCTCGTCCAAGGTCGACCCGGTGCTTGAGCCGTTCCTGCCGTTCATCGACGGCGGCAAGGCCGTACCGTTCATGGACCAGGCGTGGCCGAACGCCGAGATCCAGCCCGCGCACTTCGCCGCCGTCCAGGAACTGCTGGGAGGGCGCACCACCATCCCGGAAGCGCTGGCCGGGCTGGACGAGATCTACCGGAAGAAGTCCTGAGCCGTGACCTCCACGATCGGTTCCGCCACGGCGACGAAGGGAGCCGCCCCCGGACCGGGGGCGGCCGCCCGCCGCCGGCGGCGAGGCCGCCGTTTCCTGACCCCGCCGTGGTGGTTCGCCGCCCCCGCGCTGGCGGTGTACGCGCTGGTGGTGCTGTACCCGGCCCTCGCGGGCATGGTGTACGCCTTCACCGACTGGAACGGCCTGGGCGAACGGAACTTCGTCGGCCTGGACAACTTCTCGCGGTTGTTCGGCGACGAGTCGGCCCGCGGGTCGCTGCTCAACACGCTGCTGCTGACCGTGGCGATCGTACTGGTGCAGAACGGCATCGGGCTGCTGCTCGCGCTCGGCGTGCACACCAGGATCAAGTCGCGGTCGGTGCTGCGGGTGGTCTTCTTCGCCCCGGCCGTGGTGAGCCCGGTGATGGTGGCGTTCCTGTGGAAGTACATCTACAACCCCGCGCCGGACGCCGGCCTCAACGGCATCCTCGGCGCGGTCGGCCTGGGCGGGCTCCGGCAGGACTGGCTCGGCGACCCCGGGCTGGCGCTGTGGTCGGTGGCCGGCATGGTGATCTGGCAGTTCGCCGGCTACTCGATGGTGATCTTCCTGGCCGGGCTGGAGGGCGTCCCGGCGGAGCTGCACGAGGCGGCGATGATCGACGGCGCGGGCCGGTGGCAGCGGTTCCGGCACGTCACCTGGCCGTTGCTGGCGCCCGCCGTGACCATCAACCTGATGCTGTCGACCATCGGCGGCCTGAAGCTGTTCGACCAGGTGTACGCCGCGACCAACGGCGGCCCGGGGTACGCCAGCGAGACGCTGTCGACGGTGCTGTACAAGCAGGCGTTCGTGTTCGGCAACTTCGGCTACAGCACCGCGATCGCCCTGGTGCTGGCCCTGTTCGTCGCCGCGGTGTCGATGGTGCAGGTCTACTACCTGCGCGGACGGGAGGTCTCGGGATGAGTCCGAGGTACGGGCTGCGCACCTTCGGCCTGGAGCTGGTGATGATCGCGGCCGCCGTGGCCTTCCTGTTCCCGGTGTACGCGCTGATCACGATGTCGCTCAAGGATCCGCGGCAGATCGCCGAGTCGCCGCTGGGCCTGCCGACCAGTCCCAAGACGGACAACTACGCCAACGCGTGGACGCGCGCCGAGATCGGCCCCGCGCTGATGAACAGCACGGTCATCACGGTGGTCAGCCTGATCGGGCTGATCGCGATCGGCTCGCTGGCCGCCTACTACCTGTCGAGGCAGGCGACCAGGCTGGGCTACGGCATGTACATGCTGTTCCTGCTGGGCATCGTGCTGCCCTTCCAGCTCGGGATGATCCCGCTGTTCAAGCTGGTGGACGCGGCCGGGCTGCTGGGCGGCTATCCCGGCATCATCCTCTTCTACACCGGTGTCCAGCTGCCCTTCACGATCTTCCTGTACACGGGGTTCGTCCGGGCGCTGCCGGCCGACTACGCCAACGCCGCGCTGATCGACGGCGCCGGGCACTTCCGCGCGTTCACGCAGGTGGTGTTCCCGCTGCTGCGGCCGATCACGGGCACGGTGCTGATCCTCAACGCGGTGTTCATCTGGAACGACCTGCTGACGCCGCTGCTGTACCTGGCCGGCTCGACCCGCGAGACGGTACCGGTGCGGATCTTCGCGTTCGTCGGCCAGTACGTCTCCGACAACGGGCTGGTGTTCGCGGGGCTGGTGCTGGCCTCGCTGCCGATCCTGGCGGTGTTCCTGGTGCTGCAGAAGTACGTGATCAAGGGCTTCGCGAGCGGGTTGAAAGGATGAGCCCGGCGATCCCGCGGCGGCTGCGGGCCGTGCTCGACGCGCCGCCCCGCACCCATTCGCCCGCCCCGATCTGGTGGTGGAGCGGCGAGCGCCTCGACCGGCGGCGTCTGCGCGACCAGCTCGAACGGTTCGCCGCCGGCGGCGTGTACAACCTGGTGATCCTGAACCTGGCGCCGTCCGGGCCGATGTTCGGCGCGGACGCCGACGAACCGGCGTTCTTCACCGACGCCTGGTGGGAGCTGCTCGACGGCGTCTGCGAGGACGCCCTGGAGCTGGGCGTCTCGCTGTGGTTCTATGACCAGCTCGGCTTCTCGGGCGCCGATCTGCAGGCGCGCCTGGTCCGGGACGTGCCCGCCTACGCCGGGCAGTGGCTGGAACAGGGCGGCGGCGTGTCCGCGCGCGGCTTCGACTACCTGTCGGCGCAGGCGTGCGCGGTCCTGCTGGACCGGGTCCACGGCGAGTACGAGCGGCGGCTGGGGCATCGGTTCGGCACCGCGATCGTCGGCTCCTTCCAGGACGAGCTGCCGTCCGTTCCCACCTGGACGGACGGGTTCGCCGAGGAGTTCGCCGCCCGCCGCGGCTACGACCTCGCCCCGCACCTGCCGTCGCTGTGGAAGGGCGGGGACGACGCGGCGCTGCGCGTCCGCCGCGACTACCACCTGACCCGCGGGGAACTGGCCGAGGAGGCGTTCTTCCGCCCGCTGGCCGAGTGGCACGAACGGCACGGGCTCCTGCACGGGTGCGACCAGCAGGACCCGGCGCGGGCGGGGCATCCCGTGGACGGCGTCCGGTTGTACGCCGACTACGCGCGCACGCACCGCTGGTTCGGCGCCCCCGGCTCCGATCACCACGGCGACGCGCGCGTCCACTCCTCCCTGGCGCACCTGTACGGGCGGGACCGGGTGTGGATCGAGGCGTTCCACTCCAGCGGGTGGGGCGGGACGCTGGAGGAGACCTTCGACTGGCTGCTCCCGTGGCTGCGCGCGGGCGCCACCCTCTACAACCCGCACGCGGCCTACTACACGACCAAGGCCGGCTGGTGGGAGTGGGCGCCGCCGTCCACGGACTGGCGACAGCCCTACTGGCGGCACCACCGCGTCTTCGCCGACGCGGTCACGCGGCTGTGCGCCGCGCTGTCCCTGGGACGGCACGTGTGCGATGTGGCCGTCCTGTTCCCCACGGCGACCGCGCAGGCGGGGTCGCGGCTGGACGGCGCCGACTCCTTCGCCGCCGAGGCCCAGGAGACCTACCGGGCGCTGGTGGGCGACATGGCCTGGTTCCAGATGGTGCCGGGCGCCCTGGACCGGGCGGGCATCGACGCCGACGTCATGGACGACGAGTCCGTCCTGCGGGCCGTGGTCGCCGACGGCCGGCTGGAGGTGGCCGGTGAGTCCTACGGGACGGTGCTGCTTCCGGCGTGCACGGTGCTGGAGGGCGGCACCGCGCGCCGGCTGACCGAGCTGATCGAGGCCGGTGGGCGGGTCGTCGCGGTCGGCCCGCCGCCCCGCCTCGGCGTGGGCGATCCGGCGGCCGGCGAGGCAGTGGCCCGCCTGGCGGCCCTGGTCGAGACCGTCGCCGGCCCCGGCTCCCTCGGCCCCGTCCTGCGGGACGCGCGGCGCGTGGAGGCGCCCGTCCCCGCCCTGGTCCGCGAGGTGGACGGCGCCACCGTCGTGTTCGTGACGGCCGCCGAGTCGATGGCCAGCCGCGTGTCGGTGGGCGAACCGGATGAACGCGGCATCGACCTGGGCTGGCTGGACGTCGCCTACGACTTCGACCCCGGCCGCTACCACCGGGACATGCGGGTGCGGGTCAACGGCGTCCGCGGGCCGGCGTTCCTCGCCGGCCCGTTCGGCGGCGAACCGCGGCCCCTCCACACGGTCCGGGGGCCGTCTTGGGTGGAGGTGGTCGTCCCGTTCGACGACGCCCCCGCCGCCCTGCTGATCTTCCCCGGTGACCGGGACGGCGACGGTGACCGGAACGGGGACGGCGAGGCCCCGGCGCCGTCCGGGCGGCCCGGCGTCGAGATCGACCTGGGCTCGACCTGGGACATGGAACTGGTGCCGACGCTCGACAACACCTGGGGCGACTTCGCCCGGCCCCGCGGCGCGATGCCGGTGGTGGAGGGCCGGCGGCTCTGGCACCGAGTCGGGGACGAGCCGTCCGCCGAAGGCTGGGCACCGGTCCACGCGACGTTCGGCCCGCACGCCGTCCGGACCGACGACGGCCGTGATCCGCGGCCGGTGGTCTACTCCGACACCGAGGGGATCCGCAAGGACCCGATCCATCGAGCGGTCCTCGGCCCCAAGGGGTACGTGCCCGAGGAGTTCCTCGACTTCGGCCGGGTCCGGGCCGGACGGCGGGTGGTCCTCCGGACCCGGATGACCGTGCCGTCCCCCGGCGGGCACCTGGTCCTCGGGGCCGCCGCCGCGAAGACCGTCGTCCTGGACGGGGAACCGGTTCCGCTGGACGACCGCGGATACCTGGCGACGTCCGAGGCCCGGATCCCCGCGGGCTCGTACGCGCTGGAAGTGGGGCTGGTCCCCGAGGAGGACGTGCGGCTGCGGGGCCACCTGTCCGTCACCACCGACCCCGTCGGCTGCCTGCGCCCCGAATGGATGACCGTCACCGGCGCCCCGCGTCCCGGCGCGCCGGTCACCTTCACCACGAGGCTGCCCGACGGTCACTCGGGCGTCCTGCAGGTGGCGTCCGCCGCCGCGTGCCGGATCCTGGTCGACGGCGTGGAGATCGGCCGCCAGGGCGGCTTCGAGCCCTACGCCGAACAGGACACTCCCCGGGTGGGCCGCTACGCGCTGCCCGACCGGCCCGGCGCGCGGCTCGGCCTCGTCCTCACCGAGGACCGGAACCCCGCGAGCGTCCTGGTGGACGGCCCGGTCGTGTCCGGCACCGGCTGGCGGGCGACCCGCGGGGACGCCGCGGTACGGGTCGTCACCGGGCGGGCCCAGTACGGCGACCCGGCGGCGCTGCACCTGCACCGGCGCCCGCACCCGCTCCCCGGCGCCGGCTGGCTGGACGACCGGGCGGACGGCGGCACCGTCCTGCCCGTCGCCTTCGCCGTCCCCGGGGCGCGGCCGCGCACCGAGTGGCTGCGCTGCACGGTGCCCCCGGGCGCGACCCGGATGCGGTTCACCGCCCGCGCCGAAGTCACCGGCATCTTCCTGGACGGCGTCGCGCTGCGGCCCGACCGCACCGGGGACGGCGGCGGCGTCGGTGTCGGCGTCGATGTCGGCGTCGGCGGCGGCGTCGGCGTCGGTGTCGAGGTCGACGTCGAGCTTCCCGGCGCGCACCGTCCGGCCGGGTCCGTGGAGGTGCGCCTGCGCACCGATCCCGCCTTCCAGGAAGGGGCCGCCCTCGCCGGACCCGTCCGGTTCGATGTCGGCCCCGGCACGATCGAGGTGGGCGACTGGCAGGACACGGGCCTGGACGGTTACAGCGGCGGCGTCCGGTATCGCCGTGTCCTCGACCTGGACGCCGCCCCCGGTTCGGCCGAACTCGACCTCGGCCGCGTCCGGGGCACCGCCGAGGTCACGGTGAACGGGGCCCCGGCGGGCGTCCGCATCTGCGCCCCCTACGCCTTCGAGCTGGGCACCGCGCTGCGCCGGGGCCGCAACGAGATCGACATCGTGGTCTACGGCACCCTCGCCCCCTACCTGGACGACGTCAGCCCCACCCACTTCGTCTTCGAGGGCCAGCGGACCAGCGGGCTGCTGGGGCCGGTCGCCCTCCGCACCACCGGGGAGCCCGCCGGGGAGCCCGCCGCGCCGTCCCGGCCGACCCGTCACCGTTCCCGAGCGCGAAGCGCCCCAGCCGAGGAGAGTCCCGATGAGTGAAGCGATCATCGACCGTTCCCTGCTTCCGCCCGTCGTCCGCCGCCGGACCCGCATCGGCCTGGTCGCCGGCGGGCTGGGCACGTACTGGCCCCAGTTCCCCGGCCTGCTGCCGCAGCTGCGCGAGTCGGCCCGCTACGTCTCGGAGCGCTTCCAGGGCATGGACGCCGACGTCACCGACGCCGGTTTCATCTCCGACGCCCAGGAGGGCGCGGCCGCGGCGGAGCTGCTGCGCAAGGCCGACTGCGACCTGATCGTCATGTTCCTCACGACCTACCTCACCAGCTCGATGGTGCTGCCGATCGCGCAACGCTCGAACACGCCGGTGCTGGTCATCGATCTGCAGCCGACCGAGAAGATGGACCACGCGACGTTCGAGACCGGCGACTGGCTGGCCTACTGCGGGCAGTGCGCCGTTCCCGAGGTCGGCAACGTGTTCCGGCGCGCGGGCGTCCCGTTCCGTTCGGTGTCGGGCCACCTGCGGCAGGAGTCGGCGTGGGCCCGTATCGGGCAGTGGATCCAGGCCGCGAAGATCCGCGCGACGCTGCGCCACGCCCGCCACGGGCTCATGGGCCACGTGTACCCCGGCATGCTCGACGTCTCCACCGACCTGACCCTGCTGCCCGCCACGTTCGGCAGTCACGTCGAGGTGCTGGAGTTCGACGATCTGCGCCAGCGGGTGGAGAAGGTCACCGACGCCGAGACGGCCGCCAGGATGGACCTCGCGCGGCAAATCTTCACGCTCGACCGCACCGTAGCCGACGACGACTTCGCCTGGGGCGCCCGCGTGTCGGTGGGCCTCGACCGGCTGGTCGCGGACTTCGAGCTGGACAGCCTCGCCTACTACCACCGCGGTCTGGACGGTGAGCTGCACGAACGTCTCGGCGCCGGGATGATCCTCGGCGCGTCGCTGCTGACCGCCCGCGGGCTGCCGGCGACGGGCGAGTACGAGCTGCGCACGTCCGTCGCCCAGCTGGTCACCCAGGTCGTCGGCGCCGGCGGGTCGTTCTGCGAGATCCAGTCCCTCAACTTCGAGGACGGGGTCGTCGAGATGGGCCACGACGGCCCCGCCCACCTCGCCGTCGCGAGCCGCGACCCGCTGCTGCGCGGCCTGGGGGTGTACCACGGCAAGCGAGGCTGGGGGGTGTCCGTGGAGTTCGACGTGCGGCACGGCCCCGTCACGCTGCTCGGGCTGGGGCAGGACCGCGACGGGACCCTCACGTTCATCGCGAGCGAGGGCGACGTCCTGCCCGGGCCGCTGCTCGAGATCGGCAACACCACCAGCCGTGTGGACTTCGGCCGCGACCCGGGCGAGTGGGTCGACGACTGGTCGGCCACCGGCATCGGGCACCACTGGTCGCTGTCGCTGGGGCACCGCGCCGGCGACTACCGCGCCGCCGCGAACCTGCTCGGCATCCCCTTCCGCCGGGTCTGACCCGTACCGGGCGCCGTCACGGGCGCCGTCACGGGCGCCGTCACGGGCGGGGCCCGGCCGGGATCCGGACGGCGCGGTCGGGTCCCGCGCTCGCCGAGGACCGGGGCGCCGCGTTCGCGCGCGGGGTCAGGAGCCGGCGAGTTCGGTTCGGGCTCGGCTTTTGAGGGCTTCGGCGAACTTCGCCCACTCGTCGGCGAGGCCGAGGGCCAGGTCGGCGACGAGCGGGACGCAGTGGGCGGGGATCTCGCCCTGGAGGTCGGCCCACTCGTCGGACTTCAGCGAGCGGGTGTTGAGCAGGCGCAGCAGGCCCCTGCCCGTGTCGGTGAGCCGCAGCGACGGGTCGCGCTGCAGCTTGCGCAAAACCAGTTCGGCGTCCGGCACGCCCCGGCGGCGCTGGAACCGGACGGGTTTGGGCGCCTCGGCCACGCCGGCCTGCTTGCGCTGCTCGGCCAGCAGCTGTTTCGCGGGGACGGGGTCCTCGCCACGGCTCAGGCGCTTGCGCACGTCGAGGGCGGTGCCGGGCGAGATGCCCGCCAGTTCGGCGATCTCCCGCAGGGACGCGTCGGGGCGTTCGGCGAA
The nucleotide sequence above comes from Actinomadura algeriensis. Encoded proteins:
- a CDS encoding L-fucose/L-arabinose isomerase family protein is translated as MSEAIIDRSLLPPVVRRRTRIGLVAGGLGTYWPQFPGLLPQLRESARYVSERFQGMDADVTDAGFISDAQEGAAAAELLRKADCDLIVMFLTTYLTSSMVLPIAQRSNTPVLVIDLQPTEKMDHATFETGDWLAYCGQCAVPEVGNVFRRAGVPFRSVSGHLRQESAWARIGQWIQAAKIRATLRHARHGLMGHVYPGMLDVSTDLTLLPATFGSHVEVLEFDDLRQRVEKVTDAETAARMDLARQIFTLDRTVADDDFAWGARVSVGLDRLVADFELDSLAYYHRGLDGELHERLGAGMILGASLLTARGLPATGEYELRTSVAQLVTQVVGAGGSFCEIQSLNFEDGVVEMGHDGPAHLAVASRDPLLRGLGVYHGKRGWGVSVEFDVRHGPVTLLGLGQDRDGTLTFIASEGDVLPGPLLEIGNTTSRVDFGRDPGEWVDDWSATGIGHHWSLSLGHRAGDYRAAANLLGIPFRRV